The following are encoded together in the Salvia hispanica cultivar TCC Black 2014 chromosome 6, UniMelb_Shisp_WGS_1.0, whole genome shotgun sequence genome:
- the LOC125193806 gene encoding E3 ubiquitin-protein ligase SIRP1-like: MSTARRPGVVVNGVQRARTHHYYWCRRCQRSIRTTTTDPSQVLCPRCFGQIRHELDVSRPGPLLESGLDPSPAARVLDALARMLDPPTPPRQQIEDGESSRRRSLILLQFIGPDQYHPPTEPVVAGSDRAAAVEALPVVEVSEERRKSEWCCPVCKEDFEVGVRVRELPCKHFYHDDCIIPWLQMHNTCPVCRYEVQGLPSNNNDNNNDMNSNFFFPGDEYDLGYRGGEEGGDGSGNWRWPEIFSSRPFSFLMNWANLCLDFIDDTIAPGGNSWWRSWPMP, from the exons ATGTCCACGGCTCGTCGACCCGGCGTGGTAGTGAACGGCGTTCAAAGAGCAAGAACCCACCACTACTATTGGTGCCGGCGCTGCCAACGCTCCATCAGAACCACCACCACCGACCCCTCCCAAGTCCTATGCCCGCGCTGCTTCGGCCAAATCCGCCACGAGCTCGACGTCTCCAGGCCCGGCCCCCTCCTGGAGTCCGGCCTCGACCCCTCTCCAGCCGCGCGCGTGCTGGACGCCCTCGCCCGGATGCTCGACCCGCCCACCCCGCCACGCCAGCAAATCGAAGACGGCGAAAGCAGCAGGCGCCGCTCCTTGATACTGCTTCAGTTCATCGGGCCCGATCAATATCATCCTCCCACCGAGCCCGTGGTTGCCGGGAGTGACagggcggcggcggtggaggcgCTGCCGGTGGTGGAGGTGAGCGAGGAGCGGCGGAAGAGCGAGTGGTGCTGCCCGGTTTGCAAGGAGGACTTCGAGGTTGGGGTGAGAGTTAGGGAGCTTCCGTGCAAGCACTTCTATCATGATGATTGCATTATTCCTTGGCTGCAAATGCACAACACGTGCCCCGTGTGTCGCTACGAGGTGCAAGGGCTACCGTCTAACAACAACGACAATAACAACGATATGAATAgtaatttcttcttccctgGTGATGAATACGATCTTGGGTATAGAGGCGGAGAAGAAGGAGGTGATGGTTCCGGAAATTGGAGGTGGCCGGAGATCTTCTCGTCGAGGCCATTCAGTTTCCTTATGAATTGGGCAAATCTATGCCTTGACTTTATTGACGACACCATCGCTCCAGGAG GTAACTCTTGGTGGCGATCTTGGCCCATGCCATAG